The genome window CATTATAAGTAGGTCTTTACCTGCATCAAGTGCTGCATCGGCTACTACTTTTTGAAATAAGTTTTGTTCCATTAAACCAGAGCATGAGAACGTTAGTAATGTTCCACCTGGTTTTAGTATTTGCATGGCAATCATATTGATATCTTTATAACCACGACACGCACCGGTTAGCTGCGCTTTATTATCAGCAAACTTTGGTGGGTCCATTACGATGGTATCAAACTGTCTACCTTCGTCGCGGTATTGGCGTAGTAACTTAAATACGTCCTGCTTAACAAAACTTACTTTATTTAAATCTAAGTTATTATGTTCAACATTACGTTTTGCTGTATCTAAAGCGGGTTGAGATACATCTACGTTAGTTACATGCTCACATCCACCACGCAGGGCGTACAACGAAAATGTACCTGTATAACTAAAACAGTTAAGTACCGTTTTACCCTTTGAGAAGCGCTCAAGTGCGGCGCGGCTATCGCGCTGGTCTAAATAAAAGCCCGTTTTATGTCCATCAATTATATCGACTTCAATTTTAAAACCGTTTTCCTCAATAAGTACCGGCTGTGTTGGTTCGTTACCCCAAAGAGCGCCTTTTATTGGCTCTAAGCCTTCTTTAGTGCGTACTTCTACGTCTGAGCGCTCGTATATGCTAGAACCTGGGAAAATAGACATCAACGCGCCAACAATCTCGCCTTTATGACGCTCGGCACCCGCACTTAGTAGCTGACACACTAACACGTTATCAAACTTATCGATTGTAACGCCTGGTAAGTAATCAGATTCAGCAGCACATAATCGAAACCCTGTTAATCCGCCTTCTTCTATTACTTGGCTACGTGCTTCTAATGAGCGACGTAAACGGCGTTCAAAAAAGTTTTGGTCGATTACTTCTTTTTCGTCAAAGCTCCAAACACGTGCGCGAATTTGTGAGTGAGGGCTGTAAGCAGCAGTTGCTAAAAACTTACCTTCGCTATCGTGAATCGTTACTGTGTCGCCTAATCCAGGTTTACCTTTAATTTTTTTGATGGCTTTTGAAAATAACCAAGGGTGTTTTCTTTTTAATGATTTATCGCGACCAGCTTGTAGGTAAACGGCAGATGACATAAGGCTTCTCAGTAGTAATAAATAAGCGCTGT of Pseudoalteromonas arctica A 37-1-2 contains these proteins:
- a CDS encoding class I SAM-dependent methyltransferase; the protein is MSSAVYLQAGRDKSLKRKHPWLFSKAIKKIKGKPGLGDTVTIHDSEGKFLATAAYSPHSQIRARVWSFDEKEVIDQNFFERRLRRSLEARSQVIEEGGLTGFRLCAAESDYLPGVTIDKFDNVLVCQLLSAGAERHKGEIVGALMSIFPGSSIYERSDVEVRTKEGLEPIKGALWGNEPTQPVLIEENGFKIEVDIIDGHKTGFYLDQRDSRAALERFSKGKTVLNCFSYTGTFSLYALRGGCEHVTNVDVSQPALDTAKRNVEHNNLDLNKVSFVKQDVFKLLRQYRDEGRQFDTIVMDPPKFADNKAQLTGACRGYKDINMIAMQILKPGGTLLTFSCSGLMEQNLFQKVVADAALDAGKDLLIMERLNQAADHPIAGSYPEGFYLKGLICKVF